A genomic stretch from Aminobacter aminovorans includes:
- a CDS encoding invasion associated locus B family protein has product MLVAAACVVPMQAGAQQSGTVKSTHGAWSIICDTPAGATNEQCVMMQNVIAEDRPEMGLSVVILRTADNKAEILRVLAPLGVLLPNGLGLNVDQKDIGRAYFVRCFQDGCYAEVILDKTLLDTLKTGKSATFIVFQTPEEGIGIPVDLNGFGEGFAALP; this is encoded by the coding sequence ATGCTCGTCGCTGCCGCCTGCGTGGTACCCATGCAAGCCGGCGCGCAGCAGAGCGGCACGGTCAAGTCCACCCACGGCGCATGGTCGATCATCTGCGACACGCCTGCGGGCGCCACCAACGAACAATGCGTGATGATGCAGAACGTGATTGCCGAGGACCGCCCCGAGATGGGGCTTTCGGTGGTCATTCTGCGCACGGCAGACAACAAGGCCGAGATTCTGCGCGTGCTCGCGCCGCTCGGCGTGCTGCTGCCCAACGGCCTTGGCCTCAATGTCGACCAGAAGGACATCGGCCGCGCCTATTTCGTGCGCTGCTTCCAGGACGGCTGCTACGCCGAGGTGATCCTCGACAAGACGCTGCTCGACACGCTGAAGACCGGCAAGTCGGCGACTTTCATCGTCTTCCAGACGCCCGAGGAAGGCATCGGCATCCCTGTCGATCTCAATGGCTTCGGCGAGGGCTTCGCCGCCCTGCCGTAA
- the coxB gene encoding cytochrome c oxidase subunit II, whose translation MRKIFASAVAATASLASVAAYAAQPTPWQTTFQPAATGIMEQITWFEHYTLWFIVPITLFVLFLLAYCIWRFRASANPVPSRTSHNTLIEVIWTVGPVVILLFLAIPSFQLLTAQYSPPEDAKLTIKATANQWNWDYEYQNAEPLSFNSAMLADADRAAAGKEDRAAYPRLLAVDNEIVVPINTLVRVLVTASDVIHAFAMPAFGVKTDAVPGRINEIWFKAEKEGLYYGQCSELCGKDHAYMPIAIRVVSDAQYNTWLAAAKTDLPGANKALMAETDGAAKVAAAGN comes from the coding sequence ATGAGAAAGATCTTTGCTAGCGCCGTCGCGGCGACTGCTTCCCTTGCCAGCGTCGCGGCCTATGCGGCTCAGCCGACGCCTTGGCAAACCACTTTCCAGCCGGCCGCGACCGGCATCATGGAACAGATCACCTGGTTCGAGCACTACACGCTGTGGTTCATCGTTCCGATTACGCTGTTCGTTCTTTTCCTGCTGGCCTATTGCATCTGGCGGTTCCGCGCGAGCGCCAACCCGGTGCCGTCGCGCACCAGCCACAACACGCTGATCGAGGTCATCTGGACCGTCGGTCCGGTTGTCATCCTGCTGTTCCTGGCCATTCCGTCGTTCCAACTGCTGACGGCGCAGTATTCGCCGCCGGAAGATGCGAAGCTGACCATCAAGGCGACCGCCAATCAGTGGAACTGGGACTACGAGTACCAGAATGCCGAGCCGCTCTCCTTCAACTCGGCGATGCTCGCCGACGCTGACCGCGCCGCGGCCGGCAAGGAAGACAGGGCCGCATATCCGCGCCTTCTCGCCGTCGACAATGAAATCGTCGTTCCGATCAACACGCTGGTTCGCGTGCTCGTCACCGCCAGCGACGTCATCCACGCTTTCGCCATGCCGGCCTTCGGCGTGAAGACGGACGCGGTGCCGGGGCGTATCAACGAGATCTGGTTCAAGGCTGAGAAGGAAGGCCTCTATTACGGCCAGTGCTCCGAGCTTTGCGGCAAGGACCACGCCTACATGCCGATCGCAATCCGCGTCGTCTCCGACGCACAGTACAATACGTGGCTAGCCGCCGCTAAGACCGATCTGCCGGGTGCCAACAAGGCGCTGATGGCCGAGACGGACGGTGCGGCCAAGGTCGCGGCCGCTGGCAACTGA